The sequence CGTACCTGAGAGCCCATGCGGGCAATCCGGTCGCGTGGTTCCCGTGGGGCGAGGAGGCCTTTGCGCTCGCACGCGAGCGCGACGTGCCGGTCATGGTGTCGATCGGCTACTCGACGTGCCACTGGTGCCATGTGATGGCCCGGGAGTCGTTCGAGGATGCCGAGACCGCCGCCGAGCTCGACGCCGGGTTCGTCAGTGTCAAGGTCGACCGGGAGGAGCATCCGGAGGTCGACGCGGCCTACATGGCGGCGGCCGCCGCGTTCTCGCGGAATCTGGGCTGGCCGCTCACGGTCTTCGTGACGCCCGGCGGCAAGCCGTTCTTCGCCGGGACGTACTTCCCGCCGGAGCCCCGCGCCGGCATGCCGTCGTTCCGTCAGGTGCTCGCCGCGGTGCGTGAGGCGTGGACCGACCGGCGCGGAGAGGTCGACGCGACCGCGGATGCCGTGACCGGCGCCCTCGCCGACGCCCGGGCCGCGATCGCGCCCGCGACAGGGGCGCCGACGGCCGACGACATCGCGGCGGCGGCGCGGGCCCTCGCCTCCCGTGAGGACCCGCGTCACGGCGGATTCGGCGATCCGGGGTCCCCGGCGCCGAAGTTCCCGATCGCGACGGCGCTGCGCCTCCTGCAGTCGCCCGTGGTGCGCGAGCGCGCGCCGGAGTCCGCGGCGGTCGCCGACCGTGCACTCGCCGCGATGGCGGGCTCCGAGCTGCGTGATGCAGTCGAGGGCGGCTTCTTCCGCTACGCGACGCGGCCGGACTGGACGGTGCCGCACTATGAGCGCATGCTCACCGACAACGCGCAGCTGCTGGACGTGGCGACGGATGCCGAGACGGTGACCGATGCCGGCGAGGTCGCGCGGGGCCTCGCGGGGTTCCTCCTCGACGTGCTGCAGCAGCCGGGCGGCGGCTTCGGCGCCGCGCAGGATTCCGAGTCCTGGATCGACGGGGTGCGCAGCGAGGGCGGCTACTACGCCCGCGACGCCGCGGGCCGCGCGGGGCTCGAGCCCCCGGCGGTGGACGGCAAGATCGTCACCGCGTGGAACGGCCTCGCGATCGGCGCGCTCGCCCGCGCGGGAGTCCGCGCCGGTGAGCCCCGGTGGCTCGAGGCGGCACGATGGGCTGCCGACGCCGTGCTGCAGACCAACGTCGACCGCGACGGGCGACTCGTGCGCGCGTCGCTCGACGAGATCGCCTCGCGGGCGTCGGCCACCCTGGCCGACTACGGCGACCTGGCCGCCGGGCTCGCCGCACTCGCGGTCGCGACGGGCGAGGTGGCGTACGCCGTCCGCGCGCGCGACCTCGTGACGGCCTGCCTGGCCCCCGACGGGTCGATCGCGGTGCCCGGTGGCGGGGACCCCGTGCTGTCGGCGCAGGGCGTCGGCGCACCGGATGCCGCGTCCGACGCCGACGAGCCCTCCGGCACCGCGGCGGTCGCCGAGGCCGCGTGCGCGCTGTGGCTCCTGGGCGCGGGGGAGGAGCACCGCGCGCTCGCCGAGCGGCTGGTGGCGTCGCACGGCCGGGCGGCGGTCGCGCGGCCGCTCGCCTACGGCGCGCTGCTGCGCGTCGCCGCGACGCTCGCGGTCGCCCCGCGGCAGGTCGTGGTCGTCAGCCCGACGAGCGCCGGTCCGCTCGCCGACGCCGCGCGCGGCATCCGTGCCGACGTCGTCGCCGTGCTGACGCCCGAACAGGCGCGCGAGTGGGCGGATGCCGGATTCTCGCTGTTCGCCGGCAAGTCGCTGCGCGGCGACGCGGCGACCGCGTACGATTGCCGCGACTTCGCGTGCCGGCTGCCGGTCACCGACCCCGCCGGACTCGTGGCGTGACGCCGGTCAGATCCAGCCCTGCATCCAGTTGTGCAGGCGCCAGAAGTCGTATGGCACGTTCATCGCCGAGATGACCGGGTACCAGAACGCCGAGAGCGCGAGCGCGACGCCGAGGAACACCAGCACGAGGCGCTGACCGGTGTGCCGCCGGTACGCGTCGGCTCCTGCCGGCCCTGCGATGTCGCAGAGGGCGAACGTGAGCGCAAGCAGCATGAACGGGAGCGTCAGCACCGTGTAGAACTGGAACACC comes from Microbacterium cremeum and encodes:
- a CDS encoding thioredoxin domain-containing protein, with the translated sequence MNPRLARATSPYLRAHAGNPVAWFPWGEEAFALARERDVPVMVSIGYSTCHWCHVMARESFEDAETAAELDAGFVSVKVDREEHPEVDAAYMAAAAAFSRNLGWPLTVFVTPGGKPFFAGTYFPPEPRAGMPSFRQVLAAVREAWTDRRGEVDATADAVTGALADARAAIAPATGAPTADDIAAAARALASREDPRHGGFGDPGSPAPKFPIATALRLLQSPVVRERAPESAAVADRALAAMAGSELRDAVEGGFFRYATRPDWTVPHYERMLTDNAQLLDVATDAETVTDAGEVARGLAGFLLDVLQQPGGGFGAAQDSESWIDGVRSEGGYYARDAAGRAGLEPPAVDGKIVTAWNGLAIGALARAGVRAGEPRWLEAARWAADAVLQTNVDRDGRLVRASLDEIASRASATLADYGDLAAGLAALAVATGEVAYAVRARDLVTACLAPDGSIAVPGGGDPVLSAQGVGAPDAASDADEPSGTAAVAEAACALWLLGAGEEHRALAERLVASHGRAAVARPLAYGALLRVAATLAVAPRQVVVVSPTSAGPLADAARGIRADVVAVLTPEQAREWADAGFSLFAGKSLRGDAATAYDCRDFACRLPVTDPAGLVA